The DNA window TGCGCGACGATCCGCCTTCCTGGTCTATCTGCGCCTTGTTGGCGGGCGAGTCCTTCTGAAGCACCACGGCATCGCCGTCGCTCCCGTTCTGGTTGATTGAGCTGACATTGCCATGCGCACCATCCTGCACCACGCGCACCTGCGACTTGGTGCCCGACTGGGTCACACCCGCTTCCTGCCTGCCCGCGTCGGATCGTTGCGTGATCTCGGTCTCGTTGTTCGCACCGTCGATATCGGTGTCGGCACCGCTTCCGCTGCCGCTGCCCGCCTGGACGATCTTTGCGCGACTTCCCGGCCCGTTCTTGATCGCGACCGACGCCTTTGCGCCGGGCTGGGTCTGCAAGACCAGTCCGGTGCTGTCTCCCCCTTGCGACAAGGTGACGTCGGCCTGCGTCGCGCTGGCACGCTGGATGATCTCGCTGCGGTGATCGTGCCCTGCCAGAGTGTGGGTCTGTTCGGCGCCGGTACCGCCGCCATCCAGATTGGCCCGCTGGATGCCGAGCGAGAAATTGCTGTCGCCCTGCTGGTTGATCGCGACCGTGCCCTTGTCACCGCGCTGGTCGATATAGGCTGTGCTATCGGTGGAGAGCGCGCTGTCATTGCCGAATGCGATCGTCGCCGACGCGCCATCGGCTCCGTCACCGGTGTCATCGGCCTGGCGGATTGCCCCCGCGTTGCCGTTACCCGAAAGGTCTATCCGCGCGGTCGACCCACGCCCCTTCTGGTAGATGCCACTGGCCGGATCGGGCTCGATGCTTTCGCCGGTGAAGGCCTCGATCGCGGGCACCTCTTCGAGCGGACCGGTATCGCCGGACTTGCGCACGATCTTTGCGGTGCTGGTTTTGCGGGTCACTTCCCCCTCCTGCCGGACCGATTGGTCGGCATCCTGAGCATCTGCCTGGCTCGGTTCGGCCGAGCGTGCCTGGCCGCAAGCAGCCAGGCTCAGCGCCAGGGCACATGCGCCCGTTTGGGTGGCGAGTTGTGTCGAAAGTTTCATTGTGTCCTCCTCTGCTGGACGTGACCTCCCTTGAGTGCGCTAGCCCTTGTCCTCGGTATCGTCGGCATCGCGCCCGTCTTGTTTCGTTCCGCTGTCTTCGTTGTCTCCGCTATCGTCGGCGAACAGCTGCGCGTTGAGCGGCTGGTCGATCTGCTTTTCCCAGAACTCGAGGCAGAAGCTTTCGAACCGCTGCCCGAGCGCGAGATGCGCGCGTTCCTCGTCCCACCCCCGCTTGCGGCCGAACAGGTCGTCGACGCGGTCGTATTTCTCGATTCGCTCGCGACACTTGCCTGCCTGCTCGCGGGCCAGAGCGACCACGTCGGCAGGACCGACAATGCCGGCGAAATAGAGCCGCAGCAGGCCCGGGTCGTTCATCGGTTCGCGCAGCCATGTCCTCAGCGCGGCCTCCCCGGCGGGAGTCACGATGAAGGAGTGGCGCGGGCGACCGACGCGCCGCTCTTCCTCCTCGTAGAGCAGCCCGGCCGCCGCCAGCCGCGCCATCTCGCTGTAGAAGGGATCGCGGTCGCGATCGGCATAGGCATGCTTGTCGTGACGCCGCACGGTGACGACGAGGTAGGCCAGCAGAACGAAGATGCAGGCGATGATCAGGACGATAAGCAACATGGCGTCTATTCCTCCGTTTCGTCGGCCGGGTCGTCGAGCGAGTGCTCCGACGCGACGTCGTTCCAGAAATCGAGGCAGGCGCGCTCGAACCGGATGCCGAGACGGCTCGCAGCGAGCGCGTATCGCCATTCGGGCCGGTTGATCAGCAGCTGTTCCAGCCGCTCGTATTCGGCCTTGCGCGCCAGGTGGATCGAACGTCTGCCCTTGGCGACGTCGCGCGGTTCGTGGCGGTCGACGATCCCCGCATAGTTCGCCTGCAGAAAGCCGGGATCGTTGGTCGGCTCGCGCAGCCAGGCGCGCAGGCCCGCCTCTCCCGCCGGGGTCACCGTGTAGGTGTGCTCCTCGTTCCCCTCGTAGTTCTTCTGCGAATAAAGGAGCCCGCCTTCGACCAGTTTGTCGGGCTCGGCGTAGAAAGGCTGGCGGTCCTGATCGAAATAGTTGTTGCTGTCGTGCCGCCGCAGCGCCGCGACGATCAGGCTGGCAAGGATGACCACGATGGCCAGGATGAGGATGACCGTGAGCATGGTGGATTACCTTTCCCTCTCGAGCTGGTCGACGTTTTCGATCGGTTGCGCGGGCGGCTCGTCGATCGCTCCGCCTGAATCGGATTCCGGTCTTCCGGGCAGTGCGGCGTCGGCATCGTCGAACAGCGCGGCGACCGCCTCCTTCAGCGTCGGGCGCATCAGCACCCGGTCGCCGAACACGATCACGACTTGCTTGAGCTCCGGAACGCTGGCGAGCTGC is part of the Alteriqipengyuania halimionae genome and encodes:
- a CDS encoding PadR family transcriptional regulator, with translation MLLIVLIIACIFVLLAYLVVTVRRHDKHAYADRDRDPFYSEMARLAAAGLLYEEEERRVGRPRHSFIVTPAGEAALRTWLREPMNDPGLLRLYFAGIVGPADVVALAREQAGKCRERIEKYDRVDDLFGRKRGWDEERAHLALGQRFESFCLEFWEKQIDQPLNAQLFADDSGDNEDSGTKQDGRDADDTEDKG